ATGTGAAGATGAAAAGGATGACCTAGAACATATTCATGAATCCTGGTAAATGTTGGATGAGATGATTTCTCAGGTCCCTTTAAACtcagttattttattattctcagaTTTTCATGaagttctctctttttcaagCATCCCCTTCATAGCAGCTTTGACTTCTTTATTCCTCAGACTATAGATCAGGGGGTTGAGCATGGGATTGAAAAGGCTGTGAAACAGGAGgagatatttcttctgttccctgGGGTTCCCATATCGGGGCCCAACATACATTATAATGGCTGTGCCATAGAAGAGTCCAACCACACAGAGATGGGATGAACAGGTGGAGAAGGCTTTCTGGCGCCCCTTGCCTGACTGAATCTTTAGGATGGcacatataatataaatgtaagatATCACAATTGAGGAGAAGGGTCCCACCAGCACAGACACTGCCCCAGCCAAAACCATAATCTCATTAATGTGGGTATCTGCACAGGCAAGTTTGAGGACAGCTATAATTTCACAAAAAAAGTGGTTAACTTTCTGGGGTCCACAGAAGGGCAATGGTATGAGTAACACTAGATGTACTAAGGCTAGGAGAACTCCTAAAATCCAGGAAGTCAATGCCAGGATGATGCAGACTCTCCAGCTCATGATGACAGAATATCGGAgagggtgacagatggccacatacCGATCATAGGACATCACCACCAGGAGAAGACATTCAGTATGAGCAAAAGTCAAGAAGAGAAAGGTCTGTGTCATGCAGCCAGCAAAGGAGATGGGCTGGGCTGGCCTCAGGAGGTTTACCAGCATCTGGGGCACCGTGTTGCAGGCATAGGCTATGTCGACAATGGACAgctgggagaggaagaagtacatgggggtgtgcagTCTGGAGTCCAGCCAGGTGAGCCCTAGGATGAGCCCGTTCCCCAGTAGGGTGAAGGCATAAAACAGAGAGAAGAGCCCAAAGAGAAGCATCTGAATCCTTGGGGTGAGGGGAAATCCCAGTAGGATGAACTCTGTGACAGAGGTCTGATTTCTCTCCATTTCCATGTGAAAAAGACAGTGGAGTTCACCAAGCCTGAATGCCTGAGGAAAGAGTTGGATGGATCTGTGTGGTTCATTGTTTATTTCCCAAGAAAACATCTTCAGGGCGACTTTTGTCATAGTAGTCACTTACTAAGTGAAAACTATGTATTTCaaatgaaacagaaggaaattttttCACTGCAATGATTTAAATGCTAATATCCTATTAAAATGTTCAGTAaatcttatgtttattttcaaaccAACTTTCATCATGGTTCAAAATATTAACACTTAAATTGTATTTATAGGAGTAGGTACTTTCCTCTGTTTGGAATGATTCTATCAGAGGTTTGCTCATGCATAATCCCAGATTGCAGTACACATATATCCGTATGTGTGAATTTGTACTGATGTCTCTTATCTAGAATATATCTAGAATATGAGGATGGGAAGAGGAATAAGGTGAATATCAGAAAACCTTCCATCAGGTTTTCTCATGAATTTTTGCCTTCAACATATTACTTATTAGCCTTGTGATCTCTACTGACAGCATAATCTTGAACAAAGTGAGAGAAGGACAGGCTGTTTGCAACAACGTTGGCCAGATTTCAAATGGAGAcctttgtcttttgacttttatACCCACGAACGTTCTATTCTGATTGTGCTATCTCATCATCAAAATGTTACCTTTTCACCCTTCTTATAGTCTATGTTATATTTACATTCTGTATCTATCCACCTACCCATCTACATTTCTACACTAATTTATACTTGAGttttttccaagtattttacCACATCCTACAGAAAGAATTATCTACTAGGTACATACATGTATTAGTATATATACTCTTGAGTCCTTATTATGTGCAgtgtattttctatattattctattctatttaatTAGTAAGAATTTTGGTTAAGGGattcctgggcggctcagtcagttcaatgtctgactctgaatttcagctaggtcatgatttcagagtttcaTGAGTCCtggccccacagtgggctctgcaccctaccacatggagcttgcttggaattctctctctccttctctctgtcctgccccgtttgcactctctctgtctctctcaaaatagataaataaacttaaaaaaaattttttttaatgtcagttgAATGATTTCATGATGGGTCATAGCCTGGGACTTAAAAAGTACTGTCCCTACCCAAACGCTAGAGCAAGAGCCCTAACTATAGATTCATGTTCATAAAAGTATTAACATACTTTAAAGCTTCTTAACTGtatgtgaaaatataattattatttatcacaattctttcattttttgtggcttagtaaattaaaaaaaaatctttccacaaCACAATGGGTACTCTGAAGTTGGAATCATTATAACTTTCACACCAttgttcctgttttcttcctgacTCCATATCTTTCTTCAATCCAGAACACATCTGAATTTCACTAAAATAAGAATCCTAGAAAAACTCATAATCCAGTTATTATCGGTTCCCCATTCAACTTTTCTGATAAGTTAGTATTTGAAAGGTTTCATAAGCAAAAGTGAGTAAACTTTTTCACTCCTTTAATGACAGAATCAGAATTCAGAGTAGAAATTATTGAAGGATGATTTTATCTTAGGTCAAAAAATAACTATAACAGTTGGAATCACCTCCTTGGCAGCTGGTTGTTTTATTGGACCTGAACTTTAGGTCAGTGAATGTTTTCAGTCAGAAATTGATGTACCACTCATTCAAGATGGGATTCCTGTGTTATGTGAGAAGTTGACCCAGAAGAATGCTAAGGTCCCTTCCAACTGTAGGATTCCTTGGCCCTAAATGTATCGAAAAGTGTTAGCCATTTCCACTTTGACTTTCTTGCCATATTTGGAGGCAATGAAGATAACAATactgtttctaaaatttcatatgaTGAAGGCACACAATAAACAAAAGAAGGACCAATCTTCCTCCTACTTACAAATAGCTAAAAGACAACATATAAAATCcacagataggggcacctgggtatctcagttggttgagcatctgatttcagctcaggtcatgatctcatggttcatgggctcgagccccgcatcaggctctgtgttgacccgtagctcagagcctggagcctgcttcagattctgtgtttctttctctctctgcccctcccctgttcacacactctctctctgtctctcaaaaacagtaaaatttttttaaatgcaaaaaaaataaaataaaatacacagataatTACTAAACATACCATATGTCCTGCTACGTGTCTCAGCTGAGGGTGTATAAGACAGTCCCTGCCACCTGGTGTATATAACCTGATTGAAATGACAGGAGTGTCAAAAACATCCACAAAGATGgtaattcttatatttaaataactcACCACAAGAAATTTcacattcaaaaagaaaaccttcaggACACTCTTCCGTAACAAACTCATTTTTTGGGATCACATAAATTCCTGAGACGATAGAAAGGTTTGCAGGCAAACCTCTCAAACAGCTGTTATAATTTAAACAAGAAACtcaacatggggcacctgggtggctcagttggttgagctttggactcttgatttcagctcatgtcataatctcacagttcatgggttccagccccatatcaggctctgcttctgattctgtgtctccctctctctctgcccctcccccacacatgctctgtctctttctgtctctcaaaagtaatatataaatgtttaaaaaatttgaaaaaaaaagaaactcaacacTAAATGCAGGAGAAGAAATGATATGTATTAGGTGTATCTAAGAGAGATAAGTTTTAAATTATCCTACTAGCTAAATCAGTAAATAGAAATTTGGCATTGACAGATGATAGCAATTGTATTTTGTATTGTGATTGTTCATTACAGCCTGTTCGAAATTGTGTAGTGAATGAAGACTAGGTAATAAACTTACCTCAGATCCACAGCTAAAAATGAGATGACAAACTTGATAGAAATTGGGTGAAGTGAAAGCACCCCAATAAGATAAACAGCATCTGTAAGTTAGTGTTGGAATTAGTTTCTTCCAATGATCTCTTGGAAGAGGAAAACTTCTCCACAGAGGCAAAGGAATCTCGTTCAGAAGAGAGAATTTTATTCTCTGCTCAGCTCCCCCACCTCTCGAGATGGTTCTGCGTGTTCACTGAGGGGAGAGAGACGAAGGAAGACTTATCTGTCACATGGCCATCTGCTGCCCCCAGGAAGAGGGGCTCTCGCTGTGCCTCCCTCTGGCTTCTCTAGAGGGAAGTTCTGGACAAAATGCCGCTGTTGCTGATTTCTTCACTCACTGTGGGGACTCTGATCCTAAATGTAAGACGTACTAGAACATCTTCAGGCTTCTTCATACATCACAATTACCACAAgctta
The genomic region above belongs to Suricata suricatta isolate VVHF042 chromosome 2, meerkat_22Aug2017_6uvM2_HiC, whole genome shotgun sequence and contains:
- the LOC115304706 gene encoding olfactory receptor 2A25-like, which translates into the protein MERNQTSVTEFILLGFPLTPRIQMLLFGLFSLFYAFTLLGNGLILGLTWLDSRLHTPMYFFLSQLSIVDIAYACNTVPQMLVNLLRPAQPISFAGCMTQTFLFLTFAHTECLLLVVMSYDRYVAICHPLRYSVIMSWRVCIILALTSWILGVLLALVHLVLLIPLPFCGPQKVNHFFCEIIAVLKLACADTHINEIMVLAGAVSVLVGPFSSIVISYIYIICAILKIQSGKGRQKAFSTCSSHLCVVGLFYGTAIIMYVGPRYGNPREQKKYLLLFHSLFNPMLNPLIYSLRNKEVKAAMKGMLEKERTS